Proteins from a genomic interval of Amycolatopsis sp. cg13:
- a CDS encoding zf-HC2 domain-containing protein: MTELGTAPPPAASESDEQALLKRLRDGEDAAFGELFELHAAAVRRLAQSLASDRSEAEDITAETFFRVLQALRRGAGPRDYIRAYLLTVARRVSWEWHGARRDVPVTDDELTFRAGAGVDTPARTAEHTLITTAFTSLPERWRTVLWQTEVEGEQPSMVAPHFGLSANATAALARRARQGLRAAYLQAHLSVNRGPETCRAVVEKLGGFTAGSVTGAEAERIKAHLLGCPSCRATQDELRDVCSSLRAHAGVLVLAVPALAGAGKVSGALATVKSVVFGSKVKVGLALASTAAAGAVSLTAGPLVFGTHPMQNVGLGGGAPELALQPPEQPPPPVQQGPRIISGKLYGSARPARGAVHPGASQHLGAAEVPRMPAAQPPVSDEQSTTSGSAGSTPRDDLPGQDSSHSGSPMTSRSSSTESRSDLDTSTNSSSPGVLSTTTDDTRSTYAPPPSSYVPSPDSYLPPSITTTTTPTQTGSRHVSSAAPQSSGCPKSSKSAKTPKPGKPVKQTGSAKSAEPVKSSRTDSTSGNDVTGSADSSADASSRTAKTRQTGSNSQ, translated from the coding sequence ATGACCGAGCTGGGCACGGCGCCGCCACCAGCGGCCTCGGAATCCGACGAGCAGGCACTTTTGAAGCGGCTGCGCGACGGCGAGGACGCCGCGTTCGGAGAGTTGTTCGAGCTGCATGCGGCGGCGGTGCGCAGATTGGCGCAGAGCCTTGCCTCCGATCGCTCTGAAGCCGAGGACATCACCGCCGAGACCTTCTTCCGCGTGCTGCAGGCGTTGCGCCGCGGTGCGGGTCCGCGGGATTACATCCGGGCTTATCTGCTGACGGTCGCGCGGCGGGTGTCGTGGGAGTGGCACGGGGCGCGGCGCGATGTGCCGGTGACTGATGACGAGCTGACGTTCCGCGCGGGCGCCGGGGTGGACACGCCTGCCCGGACGGCCGAGCACACGTTGATCACGACGGCGTTCACGAGTTTGCCGGAGCGCTGGCGGACGGTTCTGTGGCAGACCGAGGTCGAGGGCGAGCAACCGTCGATGGTGGCTCCGCATTTCGGGTTGTCGGCGAACGCGACGGCGGCGTTGGCGCGGCGGGCGCGGCAGGGGTTGCGGGCGGCGTATCTGCAGGCGCATTTGTCGGTGAATCGCGGTCCGGAGACGTGCCGGGCGGTGGTGGAGAAGCTGGGCGGGTTCACCGCGGGCAGTGTCACCGGCGCTGAGGCGGAGCGGATCAAGGCGCATTTGCTGGGGTGTCCGTCGTGCCGGGCGACGCAGGACGAGCTGCGGGATGTGTGCTCCTCGCTGCGGGCGCATGCCGGGGTGCTGGTGCTCGCGGTTCCGGCGCTGGCCGGGGCTGGGAAGGTCAGCGGCGCGCTCGCGACGGTGAAGAGCGTGGTGTTCGGCTCGAAAGTGAAGGTCGGGCTGGCGTTGGCGTCGACCGCCGCGGCGGGCGCGGTGAGCCTGACCGCCGGTCCGCTGGTGTTCGGGACGCATCCGATGCAGAACGTGGGGCTGGGCGGGGGCGCGCCGGAGCTGGCGTTGCAGCCGCCGGAGCAGCCTCCGCCGCCGGTGCAGCAGGGTCCGCGGATCATCTCCGGGAAGCTGTACGGAAGCGCGCGGCCGGCGCGCGGGGCGGTCCATCCGGGTGCTTCGCAGCATTTGGGCGCGGCCGAGGTGCCCCGTATGCCAGCCGCGCAGCCGCCGGTCTCCGACGAGCAGTCGACGACATCGGGTTCGGCTGGTTCGACACCGCGCGACGATCTGCCAGGTCAGGACAGCAGCCACTCCGGCTCGCCGATGACGAGCAGGTCGTCGAGCACTGAGTCGCGGTCGGATCTGGACACGTCCACCAACTCGTCCAGCCCCGGCGTGCTGAGCACGACGACGGACGACACGCGTTCGACGTACGCGCCGCCGCCCTCGTCGTACGTGCCGTCGCCGGATTCGTACCTGCCGCCGTCGATCACGACAACGACGACGCCGACGCAGACCGGGTCTCGGCACGTCTCGTCGGCCGCTCCGCAGTCGTCCGGCTGCCCGAAATCCTCGAAGTCGGCCAAGACACCGAAGCCCGGCAAACCGGTCAAGCAGACTGGTTCTGCCAAGTCCGCGGAGCCGGTCAAGTCGTCCAGGACGGACTCCACGTCCGGGAACGATGTCACCGGTTCGGCCGATTCCTCAGCGGACGCAAGCTCCCGAACAGCCAAAACCCGGCAAACCGGCAGTAACTCTCAGTGA
- a CDS encoding Imm7 family immunity protein, protein MFEYHGWVTIAATTTGDDDAALLERMVERVHRSLHNTTMLDLVDLRWSAGLPMLHLGGLDKHGGAITPQLLETFARVGELAPGSYGLLHIWDDQHPEHDNAFQVYRMARGQITEQKDPHLSPVAPTALDTYEL, encoded by the coding sequence GTGTTCGAATACCACGGCTGGGTGACCATCGCCGCCACCACCACGGGCGACGACGACGCAGCTCTGCTGGAGCGCATGGTCGAGCGAGTCCACCGCTCCCTGCACAACACCACGATGCTGGACCTGGTCGACCTCCGCTGGAGCGCGGGCCTGCCCATGCTCCATCTGGGTGGTCTAGACAAACACGGCGGAGCCATCACCCCGCAACTGCTGGAAACCTTCGCCCGAGTCGGCGAACTGGCTCCCGGCTCCTACGGCCTCCTGCACATCTGGGACGACCAGCACCCGGAACACGACAACGCCTTCCAGGTATACCGAATGGCAAGAGGCCAAATAACGGAACAAAAAGACCCGCACCTGTCCCCAGTAGCCCCCACAGCCCTAGACACCTACGAGCTATAA
- a CDS encoding DUF2716 domain-containing protein — protein sequence MADEPAWYWVHDKLRFWPSTFAHDWPGFHEPRPSAAWDLSTGEYDRASAEFRLGPYAVEEHDVARVVLAALQETTAEDEWLWVLHWQHQSFKFWPHRMQQNAAWPVSVFPRGDYHLFLAADFSYGTLGHPWERTLCVFGDKLLPAVEKHADGILTNQLRRDGQPSALTR from the coding sequence GTGGCTGACGAACCCGCTTGGTATTGGGTGCACGACAAGCTCAGGTTCTGGCCGAGCACCTTCGCGCACGACTGGCCGGGTTTCCATGAGCCGCGCCCGTCGGCGGCCTGGGATCTCTCCACCGGCGAGTACGACCGCGCCTCGGCCGAGTTCCGCCTCGGCCCGTACGCGGTCGAGGAGCACGACGTGGCCCGCGTGGTGCTGGCCGCCCTGCAGGAGACGACCGCCGAGGACGAGTGGCTGTGGGTCCTGCACTGGCAGCACCAGTCGTTCAAGTTCTGGCCGCACCGCATGCAGCAGAACGCGGCCTGGCCGGTGTCGGTCTTCCCGCGCGGCGACTACCACCTGTTCCTCGCCGCCGATTTCAGTTACGGCACGCTCGGCCACCCGTGGGAGCGCACCCTGTGCGTTTTCGGCGACAAACTGCTCCCCGCGGTCGAAAAGCACGCGGACGGCATCCTCACGAACCAGTTGCGCCGGGACGGCCAGCCCTCTGCGCTGACTCGCTGA